CGACAGCACATTGCCCAGACCGGTAAAGGTGATCCCCCTGGTTATGCGTTTAGGCATATCATCGAGTTTTAATAATTCACCCACGGATTGTATTGAACCAAGGTCATTTATGGCTAAGGCTAAAAAGCAAATCAGAAACGAAAGCAGCAAACCAGGCTCCAAAGATATTTCGAAAGTGATGTCTTTAAAAGAAGAGGCCAGCAATTGATAACCGCCGGTTTCCAATCCAACCGCCTGCGGAGACAGCACCGAATAGGCCAGTGTGCCGATAAGCATGGCCCAGATAATTAAAGTTGATTTCCATATGCCGGTTAAAAACTTGTTGGCGACAAACATTAAAAAGACCAGGATAAAAGCAAACGATAGATTAAACAGGGAAGATACTCCGCTGCCTGAAGGCGGCAGTATCATATTCATGATCGTGGGCGTAAGAGTAAAGGCTATGAGCAACAAGATCGCCGCCACCACCCGGATCGTGAAAAACTTTTTCAAATGGGCAAACAGACCGGTGAGACTAAATAAGGTAAGTATAATACCCCCGATAAAAATAGCTGAATAAATAGCGTTAATACTGCTTCCCCGGCCCGCTAAAACACCAATGAGCAGCACTGCCGCCGGACCCACAATCAGCGGCAGGCGATGCCCCCACAGCAACTGAACCAGCATAACCAGACCCGTAATAAAAAATAATTTCTGCACATAGATGATCTGTTCCCCCGGATTATCAAAATGCAACACTGCCACTACCTGGCCGATAATTATAATTGTGGGAATAGAAATAGCCAGCCACTGTAAGCTGAGCAGCAGCAATTCCGTCAAGGGAGGAGACTCATCCAAATCGTATTTTAATTTTATTTGATTCAAAAAGATCACCCGGCTCTCTATGTAATTATTGCAACATATGCAATCACAATCAGTTAATTGTATTTTATAGCTTTTTGCAAAATTGTTCAAAGTTCAAACCAATAACAATAAAGCCCGACTCCTTTTTACGGAAGTGGGCATTCAGGAAGAGAAATCGCTTTGCAAGGTTCTCCAATCGCCGTTTTCATGGTAGTATTTATTAAATACATAAACCTTGCCGTTATGAATATTTTAGATGCTATACAAAAAACGGGCGCAAGCGGATTTCCAGGATTAGCTCAGCTAATTCCGTTATGCACCGCAGGCAAAAAAATTGTAATTATAGCCAGAATAATAACCAGAAAATAGAAACCTCTTATTTAGAACACCTGCCCTTTCCGGAAAGTTACCAAAGTGCGCCAAACCTTCCGGTACATTTTATTATTATTGTAAAGGGTATTTATTAAATTAATATTAGAGAAATATTAATTATTTTTTATATTTACATGGCGGTAAATAACATTGAAGCAAGTTCTAAAACTCAGGGGGAGATTCAACTCCCCCTGAATTTTAGAACTGCAAATGCATGACTTAATTGGCATTGTACTCCCACTTATAGAAGTGAGAGACTTACCCGCGCCAAGTTAGTCAGGTTAAATAAATCATGGAAGGAGTATAAACCCATTGCTGCAACAATTTAAAACGCTTATTGAAAAAAACAGAAGCTATCGCCGGTATCAACAGAATTTTTTAGTCGATTACCAGGTGTTGGAGGATTTGGTTAGCCTGGCTGGATTATCGGCTTCCACGGCCAACAAACAACCTCTTAAATACGTCATCTCCAACAAAGTCCAAACCAACCGGCAAATTTTTTCCACCCTGGCCTGGGCCGCCTACCTAAAAGATTGGCCCGGTCCTGCCGAGGGGGAAAAGCCATCGGCTTATATAATAATTCTGGGCGACACCGGCATCAGCAATAATTTCGGGGTGGATTCCGGCATAGCCGCTCAGAGTATTCTCCTTGGCGCCGCTCAAATAGGGCTGGGCGGTTGTATTCTTGCCTCCATACAGCGCAACAAGCTGCGCGAAGCACTCGGCATTCCTGAACTTTATGAAATATTATTGGTTATCGCCATTGGCAAACCAAAAGAAACCGTCGTTTTGGAAACGGTTCAAGACGGTAACATAAGATACTGGCGGGACTCGGAAGGCCGGCATCATGTCCCCAAACGCCCGCTTAAAGAAATTATTTTAAATCACGATTAAACTTAAGTATTTTGGCCGGACCGGTGTTTTTAGATAACCTGGCAGGCAGCTGCACAATAACTACCGCCGAAACTACCAGCACCGCGCCCAGTGCTTGAACCGGATCGAGCACCTGCTTTAAAAAAACGTATGCTAAAAAAACAGCGACAACCGGTTCCAAAGTGGCGATAATACTGGCCCGGCCGGCTTCAACATGTTTCAAGGCCGCGTTATAACATAAATAAGCCAATAACGTCGGCACTATACCGATATACAAAAGATAAAACCAGGCGGTGCTTTCATAGTGACCGGCAAACACTTCAGCGGGAAAATGTAAAAATGATAAAAATATTAAGCTAATCCCCTGGGTATACACAATCACCGTCCAAGGATGGACGCTGGCTGAAGCCATTTTGCCGAATATTGAATACATAGCATAGCAGAAGCCCGCCAGTAAGCCCATTAAAATACCCGGCAAATTTAATTTCAGGTTATTTATATCATATCCTTTAACAACTAAAAAACACCCTGTAGTTGTCAATAAAATACAAAATATTTTTCTTAAGTCAATATTTTCTTTAAAAACAAGCCTGGAAATGACCACTACCATGGCGGGAGCCGTATACAGCAATATGGCCGCCATTGCCATACCGGTTTTATCAATAGCATTAAAATAAGCATAGTAAAACATAGTCACACCAATCACGCCGTATAAAAAAAGCAGAGGCAGTTTATGCAGTTCAATTTTAAGGCGTGGCCGGTTAAAAACCAGGCAAATTACAAACATACCGAGAAAACATATCGCTGCCCTGAACCAAATCACCTGCTCGGGCGCAAGGCCGAGGGCAAACAGTTTTTCCCCCGGTATGCCTATACTGCCCCAAGCCGTTGCCGCCAGTAAAATCAGCGGATATGACAACCTCATACACACACCTCCAATTCCAGCCGGGCCTCCTATCAAAAATACACACCATCCATTATTCTAACAGATTGGTACAGCGCATTGTACTCTAACAATTCAACAGTATTGCAATAAAAAGGCAACAACCCGCGCCCTCCGCACTTTTCCATGGCAAGCAGGATAACCTGATTTCTTAACTACCATTTGGCTGCAATTATATAGGAAAATAATTAAGGAAGCAAAAGAGCCATGCCCCTGCTTCCTCTGTACGCAAGATTATCCAAAGGCTTACTTCCCGCCTCTAAAACGGTATACCGTGCTTTAGGTACCGCCATAAAAATACCAGGGCCACGGCAGCGGCCCGCCTGGTTATCGCTTCCCGCTCGCCGCTCCATAACACCTTTTTCAACATTAAGCGGCCGTTGCAATCCGCGGCTATATATAAATTGTATTCCTGTACCGCAGCATCGGCCTTCTCGCCCGGCTCCACAGCTACAGCCATCCCAATATCGGCGCCAAACTGTTTTCCCACCAGGGAGGCTATGCGCCCGGCCCTTGCCTCGGCCTTTTGCGGTATATCGCCCGACATCAGGCAGGCTTTTTCCTGCAGCCGCCGGTAGTCCCTGGCAATCAGCCCGGCTATAAAGGTATATTCCGCACCATCGGCAAAAGATAGTTTATATGCCAGCTGCCCGCCGGTAAAGTTCTCCGCCACCGCAACCGTTTTGCCCTGCTCAAGCAAAATCCGGGTCACCGCCCCGGGCAAAGTCTCATCATCAACGCCAAATATATAAGAGCCCAAGCGTTCCCTGATTTCGCTTTCCATATTGTCAATCATTTCCTCCGCAAGACTTGCCTGGCGCGCCTTGGCAGTGATGCGCAGGTGCACTTCGGAAAACTTGGCCGTGGGGGCTACGGTTGGATTGGCACTTTTTAATAAGTCGCTTAGCTTATCATCCAGCAACGACTCGCCAATACCGCAGAATTTAAGCACCCTGGATTTTATGATCCCCACTTCGTCCGCCAGCTTACCTCGCAAATAAGGGATGATTTGATCCCTTATCATCATATTGAACTCTATGGGAGGGCCCGGCACCAGTATGTATGTCTTGCCGGCCTGTTCCAGTATAATACCCGGAGCGGTACCGATGGGATTGTCTACAGCCCAACCGCCTGCGGGCACCAGCGCCTGCTTTAGATTATTTGACGTAACGGGTATGCCGCGCCGGTCAAAATAACGCCTGACCACTTTCAAGGCCTGATCATCCTGCACGAGATCCAACCGCAATGCCCCGGCCAATGCTTCACGGCTGATATCGTCTTCAGTCGGCCCCAGTCCGCCGCCAACGATAATCAAGTCGGCACGCCCGGCCGCCTGCTTAATAGCCGCGGCACAGCGCTGCAGATTATCACCCACGGTAACCTGGTAATATAAATTTACGCCCAGCGCGGACAACTCTTGTTGAATCAACTGCGCGTTTGTATTTACTATCTGACCGAGCAGGAGTTCCGTACCGGTAAAAATAATTTCACATATCATTTATATGCCCCCTTGAACTTGAAACCACTTCTTCACTAAAACAAGGATAACTGTTTATATTCACCCAATCTATCCAGCACCTCGGGATCATGATCTTTAAAATAAGCTTTTTTTAATTCTTTCTCTTTAGTCATAATTAATTTATCGCTGCCTTCCGCCCGGCGCAGGCGGCAGCTGTACACCACGGGAAAATAATTGCGAATAAAACTGCCGTCGGTATGAGCGGTCAGCGCTATTATTTGAAAGCCCAGCTGTTCGGCAACAAAGAATACCGGCTCCAGCACATGATCGCTTGAAGCTTTACCGAACGGGTTGTCTACAATAACGCTGCTGAAGCGTTTAACGTTCTGATTTATGTGCTGCCGCTTTTCCGCCAGGTAATTCAAAATACCTAAAAACAAAGTCATATACTTACTCCATTTTTCTCCCCCGCTCCAGCGATTGGATTCCTCCCAGGAGTAAAGCCCTCCGCTTACTTTCCCGTCATTGCTTACCTTGCGGCATTTGACTTTAATTGTTTCATTTTTCATAACCGCCCGCAGCAGTTGTTTTGATTGAAGCCATTTTTCAATGGCTTTGCGCACTTTAGCCTCATCCTCATGGCCGGACTCATCTTTAAATCGGCCGTCCTCCAGTTCCCCCAACATCCAGTATATCTGTCTTCTCAGCTCTTCCTTGCCTTCCTCCTCCTGCCAGCCGGGAACACTGAAAATGTATATCTCCTTCCATTTGTCGTCAACCTTAACCCTGGTCTTTCTTGGTATCTGCTCCAACTCTTCTTTAATTCTCTTTAAGTGTCCATGCAGGTGGGCAATGAATTGCTCCAGCTCAACATTATGATTTCTTAAATCCTTTTCAATAATAACAATAATACTTTGGATTCGTTTTTGCATGCGCCCGTGCCACTCAAGCACCTGGGCATAAGTTTTATTATCTCTTAAACCGGTTTTCACATCTTCCCGCATACGGATATCTTTAACTTCCTGGTTGCAGTATTCTATCAATGTCTGGCGCTGCTCAGCTATTCTTTCCCGCATCTTGCTCACCTTTTGTTCGCCATCGCTCAACCGGCTGAAAAGGCTTTCCAGCATTTCCTCGCGCCGGTAAGCATAATTGGCCGTAATCTCTCCTTCCAGAACAGCAGCTTCAATATCTTCGGATAAGAATCCAAAATGCTGGTTTTTGCCCCAGAGCAGGTTATAAGCCTCTGATAATGCGGCAGCTTCCTTTTGTAAATTTGTTTGCTCAACATTTAATTCATTTTCCCGCTCCAGCAATTCCTTTTCTTCTTCCTGCAAGCTCTCCAGCACCATACTTAACGGATCATGAAAAAGGTCAATAGGATGGGGGTAAAAATCTCTTTTAAAATCACCCGTGCGGGATTCCAACACGGCTTTTTGGGCATTAAGATCTTTTTCCAGTCTGGTATGTTTATCCTTAACCGGCTTTATCCTTTTTCCAATTTCTTTTCTCTGGCCGGCCAGTTCTAAAAGTTCTTCGTTGCCATACAAGGGAAATTCAATGGCCAGATCAACATCATCCCGGGCGTTAGCTTGTTTGCGCTCCAACTCACGCTGCCGGTCGGCCAAATCCCGGCTGCATCTCCCTATATTATCCTGGATACTTTCCCTGCTGCTTTGTTCCTTGCGCAATTGAGCTTCAATGTTTCTTTTGCGCTCTTTTAGGGTAGTTAAGAGAGCCTGTGAAAAAATAGGCTCCAGGTTATGGATATGCTGAATATTTTTATATTCCTCGTCATTTTGCAATAACATCAGCTGATTTTTTATATTCCCGGTACCTGATTCAAATTCCTTAATGACCTTGAGCCGCAGCTGATAGTCATTGTTTAGTTTTTCTTGTTTTGTCCGGTTGCGCTGCTGTTCTTGCAGCCAACTATGCTTTTCTTTGCGGGCATCTTCCCAAACGGATTTTTGTTCCAGATAATCTCCGGCATATGCCAGCCTGCGCTCAACATCATTTTTGCTTCTCTCCGCGTCCCGCAGGCGCTTCTGATACAGCTCCCTTTCTTCATCTACTTGGACCAGCCGGCTTTCGGCCTGCCGCAATGCATTTTTAATTTTTTCTTGCCGCTCAACCAAAGTTATTTGCTGCTTCTTCAGCTCCTCGAAATGATCAAAGGGATATTGGCGGTAAAATTCAAGCATATTAGCCAGCAATATACTCCAGCTGTTATAAGCTGCTTCGCATTGCTCCCGCTGCTGTTTAATATCCTCCGCTTCACTTTGCAGCTTTTCTTTCCAGGCCGCAAATTTATCTTTATATACATTTTGCTTCCAGTCCCGCGGCTCAACAATCGTTAAATCCGTTTCCAGGCCATCTAAATAAGACCGCGCTTGTCTTGATGACAGAACAATTACCGGGTGGGTAAATCTTCTCCGCTGCAGTTCCAGCTTCTTAACCAGCTTTTCCGTGTCCTCTTCCGAAGTAATTAAGGCCATGGGCCAAAGCAAGAATGAATCGCCGGCCATAGCATCCCGGCGGGCGGCATAAGCCCGTTCAATAAATGTGGAACCCAGCTCCAAGTAAGGAAATTGGGATTGCCAGCCTTGAACAAGCTTTTCCAACAGCGGATCGGCGGTAAAGGTTTCACAGTCGTTATAGTCGTCGATAAACCGGTAGGCTAGGCGCTCTTTGTTCAATAAAGCTTGTTTTTCTTTATTTAAGTAAATTACCTTTTCTTCAATCTGAGCTTTTATGGAGGCTTCATCTGTATACAGAGAGTTATAACGGGCAAACTCAGGGTTTTGCAGCAAGAGCTGTTCTTTTAGTCGTTTTTCAGCGGTTTCAATACTTCGGATCGCCTGGCCGACCTTGGTTACCCTTTCTAAAACTTCGTCTTTTTCGCTACGAGTTTGTTTGATCAGCTGTCCTAAGTTATCCTTTTCACCGGCCAGCTCGTTTAACTTTTTATGAAAATCCCATTGATTTTTTTCAAGTTCTTCCGCTTTCTTTTCCAATTGCGGTATAACAGCTTCCACCTGTTCTTTGTCAGGGTTAATTAAAATCTGCCTTCTCAAATTGGTCATCTGCCTGACGGCGGAATTAATCCCCCCATCCAAAGCAGCTATCTTACCGGTAATTTCATTCTCTTGTTTATTAAGCTGTCTTAATTCTTTCTCCAGCTTGTCTTTAATCTCTTCATAATACGTCAATTGTTCCCGCCGGGCGTTTAACTCGGCTTCAATTTTTTGTTCATTCGCAACAAAGTAACCTTTTAACTCTTGCCGGACCCGGGTCAGTTCCTTTTCCAATTCAACTGCCCCGGGGCTTTGTTCCAACTGCCGCAGCTGCTTTTCCAACTCCGCCTTACGTTCTTCATAACCTTTAATTTTTTGTCTGATAAGCGCCATCTCCAGGGACTGGCAGCGCCGTTCAATTTCCGTTAATTTATTATCGTACTCCAGGTATTGCTCCCGAACAACCAAATAAGCAGCCTCAACCTGCCCGTATTCCTCTTCCAGCTTTCTAATTTCATATGACTTCCATTTCCGTTTGGACATCTCTTGATTTTCTTTTAATTCGGCGTATTTATCCTCCAGGTTTTGCCGCTGTCTTTCATTCTCTTCCTTATCGGTTAATGTCAGCTCATAAAAAGACTTCGCCTTTTGCATATCCCGCAGCCATTTTTGTTCTTCATGGTAAAGGCTGTCATATTGCTCAACATAACCGTTCACGCGCTCTTCAATACTCTTATTTTCCTCAAGTTGTTTTTGCAGCCGCTTATGTTCTCTAAAATGCGCACGCTGTTTATCAAAAAGCTCGGCAAAATCCTTTGCGCCATTGCCCGCCAGCGCTTCTTCAACAGTGGGAATCAATAGCTGATCAACCAGCTGGGTTGTGGTCTTGCACCCTTCGAAAAAGCCTTCCACTTCCCCTTCCGCCCCATTAATATCCACAATTTTTTTCCACTGGGAAGGGATAATTTTTAAATTATTTTCCATATATTGATGATAGGCTGAAATTGTTGGAAAGGTTTGAGCCAACATTGATTTTTTAGTCATTTCATGATAGTAATCCTGCATTTCCCCGAAGGCCGCCGGACGCTTGGCGCCGTTTTTTCCCGGGCGCACAAAGGGGAGATCCTCAATGGCATTGGAGTCGCCGGCCTCGTATTCATAAATATAGCGATAAGAATGAAGTTCATCGTTTTTCAAAAACAGGGTGACCGCCGTTAAGGCATAGCGCCGGGGATGTTCATTGATGATCCATTCAATAGCCACATGGGCACTTACACCATGCAGCAGCAAGGTGTCTTTTATCTTGCGTTCAGCCAGATCCTGATGCGGCAGTACCGCTTGAATTGCCGCCTGGATAAAAACTGTTTTACCGCCGCCATTCTCCAATAAAATTATGCCATTGTATCCGTCAAACAAAAAAATATCATCATTATACCTTTTTGCCCCACCTTCATAAATTATGTTTGTAAATCTAATCTTAGAGATTGCCGGCAACTTTAAGCTTCCCCTTTCTTTTCCTCAAGTTGGTACATGAACTCCAAAATACCACGGTTATATTCCATTTCCATGTAATAACGCTGAATAATAGTTTTGGCCTTTTCCGATAATTCAAGCTCATGATTACCAATATCCTGAATAAGTTCCTGAACCTCAAGAAATCGTTTTACACTGTCCAGAAAGCCCAGGCGGCTGTTTGTACGCTTATCCTGAGATTTAGCGGTTTCCTTTAAGTCGTCCAGCGCATCCCACTTTTCCAAAATGGCACACCAATTAAACTTATATTCCTTTTCCGCATCCTTCAGCATTTCCGGGTCATGCTCTTTTAACGCTTGCAGGCGTTCATCCAGCAGTTTCAGCCATTCACTCATGGAGATAAAATCTATTGTCGGTTCTACCGTTTGATAACTATTATAAAACGCTCCAAATAAAACAATGATTGACACATACATTAAATAAATGTCGTTGTTTGTAGAGCCGGCCTTTAAATAAGTCCGTTTTAACGTTTCATTCTTAATATGATGCGGAGAGCTTAAGGCCAGCGGCACGAAATAAAGATTATCCCCGGCTGATATAATCGCGCAGTCAACCTCCCGGGCAAACTGATCGACCAAACCCCTGACCTGATCATCACTAAAATACAGTCTGAGTTCATCTTCGCTTCCTTTACCCGCCATACTTAGCCTGGCAAATAAACGAAAAGCCTGCATAATTTGTTCTTGTTCATACAGCATAATTTTTACCGCCCCAGACAAAAAATAAAATTTTGAATCTCATAGCGCTCGTTGACGCTCACAATTTCCGGCAGTTCCTCAACGGTTATTTTCCGTGCCTTTGCACCAAATACTTGCTGTGCGCCGGCAAATGGGGCGACTTGCTCATCATGGCTGAATTTAGCTATGTTTAAAGGAGAATTTTGGTGCAGCAATAGCCAAAAATCATAAAACGATCTGTGATCCAGCATGTCAGCCCGCCCACATATTTTTAACTGCTCAACCATTTGCCGGAGCGTAAACTCAACCGGTTCCTTAAACAGTCGGTTAATTAACTCCATTATTTGGGTAAAGTTTTGCTTTTGTATTTTTTGTTCCAATAACCTCTGCTCCTCCGAAGAAATAGACAAAAATTCTCCGTCGTCATTTAAGGGGTCATCTCCCCCGATATACTGAGGCGCAAATACCGTTAACGGAGACCATCCCCGGTGTTGTTCCAGCGATAAGAAAGGCTCCACCAGCACACGGGCAGTCTTAACAGGCAGTGGAACAGTAATCAGCTTGGATACGATTTCCTGGTCAAAATTAAATGAATTCACGGCCACAAAATATAAAGACTCCCGGGCGGCCTTTAAAACAGTGGTATTTAATTCTATGGATTTTTTCAGCAGAAGACTGTGTTGGTGGTGAACTTCACCCAGCTCGCCGTCAATTTTTAAAATAAGCTCATAAGCTCTTTGATCCCGGCGGTCTGTCTTCTCATAACCCAGCCGGTCCCTGGTTTCATGCACGAAGGCCAGCAGCTCTTCGAACTCTTCATTCTCGCGCCTCAGCCGCTGATGCACATCTTGTATCGTTTGCTCATAACGCTGGTAAGACTCATCAGAGATAATATTGCGCTGAATTTCCTGCTTTACTTTTCTCATTCGTTCCTGCAGCTGTTCCACGTTCATGCGCATCTCTTCAATTTGTCTTAAGGCTCCCACAAACTCCCCTTTTTCCAGCTGCTTACGCAAAAGCAGCTGGTTAATGGATAATTGAAACTCGCTGAAAAATTCTTTAGTGGCAAAAACAAGCTCCAACCCATGCTCGTCCAAGACATAATATTGGCTGTACGTTTCCAGGTCATGTTTGGCGGCCTTTAAATAAGAGTACGAGGCTTGCTCCATTTGACGGGTTTCCCAATTATAAAAAATATGCGTGGATCTTTTCCCCAGAGGCGGCCGAAAAGTTTCAATAATTAAACGGGCTAAATTTTCATAACCGGACGCATCAAGCGTTATAACATCGCCTGCGAGACCGGCCAGATATCTGGCGAGTTCACGAACGCCGGCTTTTTTTCTCATTAACATATGTTCAAAGAAAAAAAGCAGGGTCAGCATGCCCAGGCCATAATAGTCAATGGGCTCGCCGCTTTTATCTTTGCCGGTTTTATTCTTAAGCTTATAAAGCGGTTCGAATAAGCCGATGCGATGCATACGCTCATGGTATCCCGATGTAATTCCTTTTAGCTGGCCGTCCATGTGCTATTTCTCCATATTTCCTGAAGTTCGTTCTTGTTTAACGCTTCCTGGGGATAATAGCGGCCTGCGGATAAGAGGCCGGTTATCATTTGCTGTTCCGCCCGGTTAAAATGGGCCGTAAACTGTTCCAATGCCTGGCGATCCAGGCGCTGGTTTTGTTTGCCCAATTCCGCCCGCTTGGTCAAAAGCGCCCGATAGAAGGTAACGGCAGGCTTAAGCTTGACTTTGTTATTTATAGACCACCAGATACGAATGCCCTCGGCATCCAAGTCACCAAAATAATAAATAATGTGCGCACATTCCGAAAGATTCAGCTGCTTTGGCAAATGGGCCAGATTGGCCACCGCTTTCCAGCCTTCCCCATAAACCAGTGAGGTAAACTGTGTTTTGCAAAGCATATCGGCTAAAGCATAATAGGTGGTTTTGTTTTCCACAACCAAATGCAGATGTAATGGTGCGGCAAACTTATCAGGTGCTACGGAAAACATGAGCGGATCAGGGGTTACTTCTATTTTTAACTGTTCCAGAACACCCAACCGCTCCAGAACTTTCATCCCCCCCGCCTCCAGCCATTTTTCATCGGCCACCAGCTCATAAGAACGCTGCGGCATGGAAGCAGGCAGCTGAGGAATACCGTTATTTTCTAAATAAGCATCAAGTTTTTTAATGTATACTAAATCCTTATGCCATTCTTTTTCATTTAGCTTGTAGTAGCGATCCAAACTCATTAACGGGTGGACTGTCAACTGCCACTGTTTGATTTCTTGCTGATGAGATCTTAAGGCATCTTTCTTGATGGCGTATTTATTGGCTAAGGAAGGCTTTTTATAATTTTCGCCCGCTGAATCTATCTTCTTTAATACTCCCTGTCCTTCCAGAGTGAGTATTGTTTCAGCAAATTGTTCATAAGTTGTTGAACCGGGGCAGGCTTGTTCAAGCTTACCCAAGGTAATAAATGAATTTTTATACGCCTTTAAATAACTGAGTATTTCTTGCCGGAGCATGTTCAACACCTTTCATTGAAAACATGGATGGAACACGGATACTGTTTTCATGTTCCTATGTACTAAATCTCTTATATTTTATCATATTAAAAAAAACAAAGGGAGCAATAGATTCGACCCTATTGCTCCCCTTTATGCTCCCTAAAAAATCTCCTTTATGGCCTCTATTAAACTATTTTCATTGGGCATATAAAAATCCTCCAAAGGTTTACTGAAAGGTACGGGTATATCCGGAGCGGTTACACGTTTCACCGGGGCCTTTAACGCATCAAAAGCTTTTTCCGCCGCCAGCGCGGCAATCTCACCGCCAAAGCCGCCGGTGCGAGTGGCCTCGTGCAGCACCACCAACCGGCCGGTTTTTCTCACCGACTCCAGTATAGCGGCTTCATCCAGGGGTACCAGAGTCCGCAAATCAACTATCTCCACGCTGATACCCTCCTGCTCCAGCTGTCCCGCAGCTTTAAAAGCCGCACCGAGCATTTTGGACCAGGTAACCACCGTCACATCCCTGCCGGGTTTTTTAACATCCGCCACTCCGATGGGTACTGTGTAATCGCCCTCGGGCACAGGACCGGGGACAAAGTTCAATATCATATCTTCGATAAAAATAACCGGGTTTTCATCTCGGATGGCCGATTTCAGCAAACCTTTGGCATCGGCCGGTGTGCCGGGCATGACCACTTTAAGACCCGGCGTATGGGCCACCCAGGCTTCCAGGTTATGCGAATGCTGACAGCCGGCGCCAATGCCCGCCCCGGTTTTAACCCGCACCACCAGGGGAAACTTACTCTTCCCACCGGATAAATAACGAAGCTTGGCTGCATGATTGACTATTTGGTCCGCGGCAATGGTAAAAAACGGATTAAACATAATTTCCACTACCGGCAGAAGTCCCATAACAGACGCGCCCACAGCCAGACCGGCTATGGCCGCCTCGGATACCGGAGTGTCTTTGACCCTGCGGGGGCCGAATTCCTCCAGCAGCCCGTGGGTAGCCATGCGCGGATCGCTGTGAATACTTATACCTACACCTTCTCCGGCTATGAAGACCCGCTCATCGCGGTTCATTTCTTCGCGCAGGGCCTGGTTTATCGCTTGCCCCAGAGTGAGTTCCTGCATTTTTCATACCTCCCCAATGTATTAAGCATAAACATCTTCCAGAGCTTCCGCCGGATCCGGCCACGGGCTGGCCTCGGCAAACTGCAGGGCTCGCTCTACAATTTGCTCTGTTTCACTTGCCAACTGCCGGTATTCTTGTTCTGTCAGCACTTCTTGTTGCATCAAGGAAGCCTTTAGTTTTTTAATGGGACACTGTTCTTTCCAACGAGCAATTTCATCCTGGGGCTGGTAAAGCTGCTCATCGCTGGTACCGTGACCGCCCCAGCGATAGGTTTTGCACTCAATTAAAACCGGCCCGGCGCCCGACAGGCAATCTTCCCGTGCCTTTTGCACAGCCTCATAAACCGCCAAGGCATCATTGCCGTCCACTATTTC
This genomic interval from Desulfoscipio sp. XC116 contains the following:
- a CDS encoding solute carrier family 23 protein, which codes for MIFLNQIKLKYDLDESPPLTELLLLSLQWLAISIPTIIIIGQVVAVLHFDNPGEQIIYVQKLFFITGLVMLVQLLWGHRLPLIVGPAAVLLIGVLAGRGSSINAIYSAIFIGGIILTLFSLTGLFAHLKKFFTIRVVAAILLLIAFTLTPTIMNMILPPSGSGVSSLFNLSFAFILVFLMFVANKFLTGIWKSTLIIWAMLIGTLAYSVLSPQAVGLETGGYQLLASSFKDITFEISLEPGLLLSFLICFLALAINDLGSIQSVGELLKLDDMPKRITRGITFTGLGNVLSGLLGVVGPVNFSLSPGVIASTGCASRFTLIPAALGLLMLSFLPVAIAFMDSIPSVIIGTVLIYVMCSQIAAGLLMAFGSMEFDFDSGLIIGLPIMLGIVVSFFPAEELNTLPVSLRPILGNGFVVGVIAVMFLEHVIYRNK
- a CDS encoding DUF6063 family protein, coding for MLYEQEQIMQAFRLFARLSMAGKGSEDELRLYFSDDQVRGLVDQFAREVDCAIISAGDNLYFVPLALSSPHHIKNETLKRTYLKAGSTNNDIYLMYVSIIVLFGAFYNSYQTVEPTIDFISMSEWLKLLDERLQALKEHDPEMLKDAEKEYKFNWCAILEKWDALDDLKETAKSQDKRTNSRLGFLDSVKRFLEVQELIQDIGNHELELSEKAKTIIQRYYMEMEYNRGILEFMYQLEEKKGEA
- a CDS encoding replicative DNA helicase, coding for MDGQLKGITSGYHERMHRIGLFEPLYKLKNKTGKDKSGEPIDYYGLGMLTLLFFFEHMLMRKKAGVRELARYLAGLAGDVITLDASGYENLARLIIETFRPPLGKRSTHIFYNWETRQMEQASYSYLKAAKHDLETYSQYYVLDEHGLELVFATKEFFSEFQLSINQLLLRKQLEKGEFVGALRQIEEMRMNVEQLQERMRKVKQEIQRNIISDESYQRYEQTIQDVHQRLRRENEEFEELLAFVHETRDRLGYEKTDRRDQRAYELILKIDGELGEVHHQHSLLLKKSIELNTTVLKAARESLYFVAVNSFNFDQEIVSKLITVPLPVKTARVLVEPFLSLEQHRGWSPLTVFAPQYIGGDDPLNDDGEFLSISSEEQRLLEQKIQKQNFTQIMELINRLFKEPVEFTLRQMVEQLKICGRADMLDHRSFYDFWLLLHQNSPLNIAKFSHDEQVAPFAGAQQVFGAKARKITVEELPEIVSVNERYEIQNFIFCLGR
- a CDS encoding CinA family nicotinamide mononucleotide deamidase-related protein → MICEIIFTGTELLLGQIVNTNAQLIQQELSALGVNLYYQVTVGDNLQRCAAAIKQAAGRADLIIVGGGLGPTEDDISREALAGALRLDLVQDDQALKVVRRYFDRRGIPVTSNNLKQALVPAGGWAVDNPIGTAPGIILEQAGKTYILVPGPPIEFNMMIRDQIIPYLRGKLADEVGIIKSRVLKFCGIGESLLDDKLSDLLKSANPTVAPTAKFSEVHLRITAKARQASLAEEMIDNMESEIRERLGSYIFGVDDETLPGAVTRILLEQGKTVAVAENFTGGQLAYKLSFADGAEYTFIAGLIARDYRRLQEKACLMSGDIPQKAEARAGRIASLVGKQFGADIGMAVAVEPGEKADAAVQEYNLYIAADCNGRLMLKKVLWSGEREAITRRAAAVALVFLWRYLKHGIPF
- a CDS encoding EamA family transporter is translated as MRLSYPLILLAATAWGSIGIPGEKLFALGLAPEQVIWFRAAICFLGMFVICLVFNRPRLKIELHKLPLLFLYGVIGVTMFYYAYFNAIDKTGMAMAAILLYTAPAMVVVISRLVFKENIDLRKIFCILLTTTGCFLVVKGYDINNLKLNLPGILMGLLAGFCYAMYSIFGKMASASVHPWTVIVYTQGISLIFLSFLHFPAEVFAGHYESTAWFYLLYIGIVPTLLAYLCYNAALKHVEAGRASIIATLEPVVAVFLAYVFLKQVLDPVQALGAVLVVSAVVIVQLPARLSKNTGPAKILKFNRDLK
- a CDS encoding nitroreductase family protein, producing MLQQFKTLIEKNRSYRRYQQNFLVDYQVLEDLVSLAGLSASTANKQPLKYVISNKVQTNRQIFSTLAWAAYLKDWPGPAEGEKPSAYIIILGDTGISNNFGVDSGIAAQSILLGAAQIGLGGCILASIQRNKLREALGIPELYEILLVIAIGKPKETVVLETVQDGNIRYWRDSEGRHHVPKRPLKEIILNHD